The Chrysoperla carnea chromosome X, inChrCarn1.1, whole genome shotgun sequence genome includes a region encoding these proteins:
- the LOC123302109 gene encoding uncharacterized protein LOC123302109 isoform X1 codes for MPGNNFSTLPTGQRRTAPIKLVPLSEYTTEHAPLLDKKRLKAAKNRSVDKSDTSSKWRALVHKHMNKHKYAFWLFTPRFRLIVMKNGPAKSTPTCKKDFEVSETLTEGKSAILGKTGFGFNLKQWLHFLKLCLIVLRAPSIQYFWRSMDETNDGPVCILETDNFIRIE; via the exons ATGCCAGGGAATAATTTTTCGACTCTACCGACTGGCCAACGAAGAACGG CCCCAATAAAGTTAGTACCATTATCGGAGTACACCACTGAACATGCGCCCCTTCTGGATAAAAAGCGTTTGAAGGCAGCCAAAAATAGATCGGTTGATAAATCCGACACGAGTTCTAAATGGAGAGCTTTAGTACATAAGCATATGAATAAACATAAGTATGCCTTTTGGCTCTTTACTCCACGATTTCGACTCATAGTAATGAAGAATGGCCCTGCAAAATCAACCCCAACATGTAAAAAGGATTTTGAAGTTTCTGAAACTCTAACTGAAGGTAAATCCGCCATTTTGGGAAAAACGGGCTtcggatttaatttaaaacaatggtTGCATTTCCTCAAGTTATGCCTAATTGTATTACGGGCGCCCAGTATCCAATATTTTTGGCGTAGTATGGATGAAACTAACGATGGCCCTGTAT GTATATTGGAAACGgataattttatcagaatcgaATAA
- the LOC123302109 gene encoding uncharacterized protein LOC123302109 isoform X2 has product MPGNNFSTLPTGQRRTAPIKLVPLSEYTTEHAPLLDKKRLKAAKNRSVDKSDTSSKWRALVHKHMNKHKYAFWLFTPRFRLIVMKNGPAKSTPTCKKDFEVSETLTEGKSAILGKTGFGFNLKQWLHFLKLCLIVLRAPSIQYFWRSMDETNDGPGEVVDAFAQN; this is encoded by the exons ATGCCAGGGAATAATTTTTCGACTCTACCGACTGGCCAACGAAGAACGG CCCCAATAAAGTTAGTACCATTATCGGAGTACACCACTGAACATGCGCCCCTTCTGGATAAAAAGCGTTTGAAGGCAGCCAAAAATAGATCGGTTGATAAATCCGACACGAGTTCTAAATGGAGAGCTTTAGTACATAAGCATATGAATAAACATAAGTATGCCTTTTGGCTCTTTACTCCACGATTTCGACTCATAGTAATGAAGAATGGCCCTGCAAAATCAACCCCAACATGTAAAAAGGATTTTGAAGTTTCTGAAACTCTAACTGAAGGTAAATCCGCCATTTTGGGAAAAACGGGCTtcggatttaatttaaaacaatggtTGCATTTCCTCAAGTTATGCCTAATTGTATTACGGGCGCCCAGTATCCAATATTTTTGGCGTAGTATGGATGAAACTAACGATGGCCCT GGAGAAGTAGTGGATGCTTTTGCTCAAAACTAA